GCCATTTCACCGCCGTGGGTTGTGTTCTCTTTTGTATCCCAGCCGTCTGCTGATGTGCTGTGCGGCCCGGCAGAAACAACATCATCCGTTCAGTTTGACGTTTACGCGAAAACTATCGCACAGGCACGGGAAATTCGTGGCGAGGTCATCGCGGCATTGTCGCCTCTCAGTCCTGGTAACCAGATGTTAACGCATGGGAATGATCCTGATACTGGATTGTACCGCGCTACAGCAGAGCTACAGTTCGTCGACTAACTCATACACCATCACCATCCCAACCCGCCATTGAGCGGGTTTTTTATTTGGAGAAAACCCATGACGAGTAAATATGAAAAAACGCAGGGTACGCAGATCAGTGTGTCTGCCAGCGCCGCCACCGAAGCTAACCCCGCTGGCGCCACATGGCAGGGCATTAACTGTTCCACTAAGGAAATCAGTTATACCGGCGGACAGAAGTCGGATATTGATGTGACCACGTTGTGCTCTGAAGAACAGGAAATGACGAATGGTCTTGCCGCGCCGGCAGAGGTCACGATTTCCGGCAACTGGAGCAAAGACGAAGAAGGTCAGGAGACGTTGCGTACGGCTTATGACACAGATGCGTTGCACGCCGTCAAAGTGGTTTTCCCTTCTGGAAATGGTTATGCGTTTCTGGCCGAAGTCCGCCAAAACAGCTGGAGCGTATCAACTGCTGGTGTTGTTACCGCATCGTTCACGCTGCGACTGAAGGGTAAACCTGTACCAATTTCTGCGTAATGGCGGCTTCGGCCGCCTTTCTTTTTTTCTGATAACTGGAATAAATGAAATGGTAAAGAGGGTGTCACAGACATTACGCGATCTGGCATTGGCGCCAGGGGCTGGATTTCGCACAAAAACGATTCCCGTCCCTGAGTGGAATGGTGTAAAGGTCACGTTGCGCGAGCCATCGGCGAATGCATGGTCAAGAGCGAGAAAACTTCTTGCTGATGCAGGGGATGCGGATACAGAAATCGATGAAGACAGAGTCCAACGGGGTTTAAAAGCGGATGTGGTTCTCTTTATCGATATCCTGCTTGATGAATCTGGCTCTCTGGTTTTCAGTGAAAATGATGTTGACGAATTAGCATTGAAGTTCGGTCCGGTTCATACGCGATTGCTCCGGCAGGCATTGGCATTATCAAACCTGAACGAAGAGGACGCTAAAAAAAAGTAGCCGCCCCGAGCGTGTTATTCTTAATGTCGTTGGCGCTTCGCATGGGCCGCACACTAAATGAGTTATCCCAATCCATGCCCGCCTCTGAGTTACTCATGTGGATGGAGTATGACCGGATAAATCCTATCAGCGATAGGCGTGGCGACATACAGGCCGCACAGATAACTTCAGCTATCTACAACTCTCACGGTTGCAAGGTTTCATTAGAGGAGGCGATCCTTCAGTGGAATGAGCCAGAGGAGAGAGATTCGCCTGATGGTCTGGAAAGCTTTCTGGGGGCGCTGGCTACATAACGTTATATGGCGGCCCCGATAGTGATTTCCGGGTTAACTGGTGGTAACTTGTAACCACTTGTTACTGATGGGGATCGAAGTGAAAAAGATAACTATTTTTATAACAACCATTTTGCTGTCTGGTTGTGCCATTGATATGTCAAGAGACAATGAACTTAATTATATTAATGGGATTTCATATAAGCAAAAAGGAGAATATGAGTATATAAAACAGTATAAAAAGATATATTATAATTCAGATGCTTCTATGGAAAAAATAAAAATCTGTGCTCTTAGGAATGTGACAAATAGAGACGTTAACCTTAATGATTCATCTAAAAGCTTTGTCGGGTCATATACTGGGAACTATTATAATATTAATTCATCATCAAAAGTAAGTGGTGGTGATGTTGTCTCCCTTTCTGGAGAGAAAACGTTGGTTATCAATGGCTCTACAGGGTATGCTTTTGATTCTGGAATAATATCTGTTAATAGAGTTGTTAGATTTACCCTTGATATTTTGAATGCAGATAAAACCTTAGAATATACATTTAGTAATATTCAACAAGCTCAAACCGAGACCGGATATCTGCCAAATGACGGATTTAATGATATAGGTACATGGAAAGGTGCTGCTGCAGCACAGGCTGTAAAGTCCTTGGAGGATGTGACTAAAAATATTGATGATTGTTTGAAAATATAAAAACAATAGTTAACTTTTATACAACCCACTTCGGTGGGTTTTTTATCGCCCGGAGAAAATCAAATGGCAACCCTGCGTGAATTAATTATCAAGATTTCGGCTAATTCCACTTCATATCAGTCAGAGATTGCTCGCGCATCGCGTATGGGTGCAAATTATTATAAAACGATGGAGTCCAGCGCGGATCGGCACAGTACAGCAATAAAACGCAACCAGCTTGCATTGAAGGAATTAACCTCCCAGTTTCAAAGTACCCAAGCAATGGCAACTCGTGCATTAGGTGCTATTGGTGGCGCGTTTGCCGTTGGGGGTATGATCAGTACCGCCGATGAATGGGGGCAAATTTCATCACGCATCAAAATGGCCACTGAGTCTGGGGCGGAATATGGTGTTGTTCAGCAACGTCTGATGGAGATTAGTGACAGAACATATAAAAGCATTAATGAACAGGCGGAATTGTTTATTCGCAGTTCTAATGCAATGAAAGAACTGGGTTACTCAACATCTGGCACCATTGACTTCATTGACTCCATATCCAGCGCATTAACTATTAATGCTGCCAGCGCCCAAAAGGG
This window of the Brenneria goodwinii genome carries:
- the gp17 gene encoding tail completion protein gp17, whose protein sequence is MTETDIYPLISALAGGNVYPYVVPLNSEGEPAISPPWVVFSFVSQPSADVLCGPAETTSSVQFDVYAKTIAQAREIRGEVIAALSPLSPGNQMLTHGNDPDTGLYRATAELQFVD
- a CDS encoding phage tail tube protein → MTSKYEKTQGTQISVSASAATEANPAGATWQGINCSTKEISYTGGQKSDIDVTTLCSEEQEMTNGLAAPAEVTISGNWSKDEEGQETLRTAYDTDALHAVKVVFPSGNGYAFLAEVRQNSWSVSTAGVVTASFTLRLKGKPVPISA
- a CDS encoding phage tail assembly chaperone, giving the protein MSQTLRDLALAPGAGFRTKTIPVPEWNGVKVTLREPSANAWSRARKLLADAGDADTEIDEDRVQRGLKADVVLFIDILLDESGSLVFSENDVDELALKFGPVHTRLLRQALALSNLNEEDAKKK
- a CDS encoding phage tail assembly protein T, with the protein product MSLALRMGRTLNELSQSMPASELLMWMEYDRINPISDRRGDIQAAQITSAIYNSHGCKVSLEEAILQWNEPEERDSPDGLESFLGALAT